One window of Vanessa cardui chromosome 5, ilVanCard2.1, whole genome shotgun sequence genomic DNA carries:
- the LOC124529997 gene encoding putative RNA-binding protein Luc7-like 1 isoform X1, producing MSAHEQMRAMLDQLMGTARNGESDRHGVKFYDDTVCKSFLLQCCPHEILSSTRMDLGECPKIHDLALRADYELASKTKDYFYDIDATEHLEAFIADCDRRTTAAKQRLAETQEELSAEVTEKANAVHELAEQIGQKLARAEALGEEGMVEESVKLMGEIDELRKKKAVAEQEYRNSMPASSYQQQKLRVCEVCSAYLGIHDNDRRLADHFGGKLHLGFITIREKLSDLKKTVEKRREERGASERERSGGRRHYVGGRELDRRARRHREAGRERDRDRGKERERDRDRERDRRRSRSRSKSKREGSREKSRGRDRERERESRRSRSHRSSSRERRRD from the exons ATGTCCGCTCACGAGCAAATGAGGGCAATGTTAGATCAATTAATGGGCACTGCTCGTAATG GTGAATCCGATCGGCACGGAGTTAAATTTTATGATGATACGGTTTGCAAATCGTTTTTACTGCAGTGCTGTCCACATGAAATTTTATCATCGACC CGTATGGATTTAGGTGAGTGTCCTAAAATACATGATCTGGCTCTGCGCGCGGACTATGAATTAGCCTCGAAAACCAAAGATTATTTCTATGACATTGAT GCCACAGAACATTTGGAGGCATTCATCGCTGATTGCGATCGTCGTACCACCGCCGCCAAGCAAAGGCTGGCAGAGACACAGGAGGAATTATCGGCAGAAGTGACAGAGAAGGCAAATGCTGTCCATGAATTGGCAGAACAGATTGGTCAAAAGTTGGCACGGGCCGAAGCCCTTGGTGAGGAGGGTATGGTCGAGGAGAGTGTGAAGCTTATGGGAGAG ATAGATGAATTGCGCAAGAAAAAAGCAGTAGCAGAACAAGAGTATCGGAATTCTATGCCGGCGTCGTCGTACCAACAGCAGAAATTACGTGTTTGTGAGGTTTGCTCCGCTTATCTCGGCATACACGACAACGACCGACGTCTCGCCGACCACTTCGGTGGAAAGCTGCATCTCGGTTTTATCACAATCCGTGAAAAGCTATCGGACCTTAAA aaaacagTAGAGAAGCGTCGCGAGGAGCGCGGTGCGAGCGAACGCGAACGCAGCGGCGGGCGGCGACACTACGTGGGCGGGCGCGAGCTGGACCGGCGCGCGCGCAGGCACCGCGAGGCGGGACGCGAGCGAGACCGCGACCGCGGCAAGGAGCGCGAGCGCGACCGCGACCGCGAACGTGACAGGAG gcGTAGTCGTTCGCGTAGCAAGAGCAAACGAGAAGGTTCACGTGAAAAATCCCGTGGACGCGATCGGGAACGTGAACGTGAGTCGCGTCGCAGCAGATCTCATCGTTCTTCGTCTCGGGAACGGAGGCGTGACTGA
- the LOC124529997 gene encoding putative RNA-binding protein Luc7-like 1 isoform X2 produces MDLGECPKIHDLALRADYELASKTKDYFYDIDATEHLEAFIADCDRRTTAAKQRLAETQEELSAEVTEKANAVHELAEQIGQKLARAEALGEEGMVEESVKLMGEIDELRKKKAVAEQEYRNSMPASSYQQQKLRVCEVCSAYLGIHDNDRRLADHFGGKLHLGFITIREKLSDLKKTVEKRREERGASERERSGGRRHYVGGRELDRRARRHREAGRERDRDRGKERERDRDRERDRRRSRSRSKSKREGSREKSRGRDRERERESRRSRSHRSSSRERRRD; encoded by the exons ATGGATTTAGGTGAGTGTCCTAAAATACATGATCTGGCTCTGCGCGCGGACTATGAATTAGCCTCGAAAACCAAAGATTATTTCTATGACATTGAT GCCACAGAACATTTGGAGGCATTCATCGCTGATTGCGATCGTCGTACCACCGCCGCCAAGCAAAGGCTGGCAGAGACACAGGAGGAATTATCGGCAGAAGTGACAGAGAAGGCAAATGCTGTCCATGAATTGGCAGAACAGATTGGTCAAAAGTTGGCACGGGCCGAAGCCCTTGGTGAGGAGGGTATGGTCGAGGAGAGTGTGAAGCTTATGGGAGAG ATAGATGAATTGCGCAAGAAAAAAGCAGTAGCAGAACAAGAGTATCGGAATTCTATGCCGGCGTCGTCGTACCAACAGCAGAAATTACGTGTTTGTGAGGTTTGCTCCGCTTATCTCGGCATACACGACAACGACCGACGTCTCGCCGACCACTTCGGTGGAAAGCTGCATCTCGGTTTTATCACAATCCGTGAAAAGCTATCGGACCTTAAA aaaacagTAGAGAAGCGTCGCGAGGAGCGCGGTGCGAGCGAACGCGAACGCAGCGGCGGGCGGCGACACTACGTGGGCGGGCGCGAGCTGGACCGGCGCGCGCGCAGGCACCGCGAGGCGGGACGCGAGCGAGACCGCGACCGCGGCAAGGAGCGCGAGCGCGACCGCGACCGCGAACGTGACAGGAG gcGTAGTCGTTCGCGTAGCAAGAGCAAACGAGAAGGTTCACGTGAAAAATCCCGTGGACGCGATCGGGAACGTGAACGTGAGTCGCGTCGCAGCAGATCTCATCGTTCTTCGTCTCGGGAACGGAGGCGTGACTGA
- the LOC124529586 gene encoding phosphatidylinositol N-acetylglucosaminyltransferase subunit Q: MHKMSKLIKILLPVLPDDNKDLFYKGYIDNNDHNCLTIFITTYANSPKIFKTNPKENIIYGYSSNSVFDKKHIKVENWFITNRNEYPQINSLIIKGKPKTDADCILLLYDYNKVRNSETICKNDDYFSTLQDLIHKDAGDCCNIVCESSFKNNNWFTSSMLVQHVYNYIYLLNWLWKSVRNKKKVSIKEGNLLLAILVDVILGCLFLHLVISSKKDLGMLLMGVLENLVNLMYSLLKWLMGAPAGLKLNNAFNKMLGKYFLYHVELWWLFIDVSGEKLDVILHLYQYLGYLGFTFQAAIISDMICLATFHSYCIYVYAARLFNIQISGLKALLRLFVGRKYNPLRGGIDSCEYTNQELFVGTVAFTILLLLLPTTVMYYIVFTMFRVLSLAVQYILAKIIYTIQTLPFYIIVLWVSQSPKLAGNILIEEVKGDKDKNTPSLVLKVKLFNKSFQDLMKNFRPPVHVSKQIEWSNIVSNIFTGKQIV, from the exons atgcataaaatGTCTaaactcattaaaatattattgcctGTGCTGCCCGACGATAATaaagatttgttttataaaggATACATTGATAACAATGATCATAATTGTCTAACGATATTCATTACTACATATGCAAACAgtccgaaaatatttaaaactaacccAAAGgagaatattatttatggatATAGCTCCAACAGTGTTTTTGATAAGAAACACATAAAAGTTGAAAATTGGTTCATAACAAACAGAAATGAGTATCCCCAAATCAACAGTTTAATTATCAAAGGTAAACCAAAGACTGATGCAgactgtatattattattatatgattataataaagtgCGAAATTCAGAAACAATATGTAAAAATGATGACTACTTTTCAACTTTACAAGATTTGATCCATAAAGATGCTGGGGACTGTTGTAACATAGTCTGTGAatcttcttttaaaaataataattggtttACTTCATCCATGCTTGTTCAAcatgtttataattacatttacttattgaaCTGGCTTTGGAAATCAGTGAGGAATAAgaaaaaa GTTTCTATAAAAGAGGGTAATTTATTATTGGCTATATTGGTTGATGTAATATTAGGCTGCTTATTTCTACACTTGGTTATTTCCAGTAAAAAAGACCTGGGAATGTTATTGATGGGTGTTTTGGag aatttagtaaatttaatgtattcattACTTAAATGGCTAATGGGTGCTCCAGCAggactaaaattaaataatgctttcaataaaatgttgggaaaatattttttgtaccaTGTTGAATTATGGTGGCTGTTCATAG ATGTATCTGGTGAAAAGTTGGATGTAATATTGCATCTATATCAATACCTCGGTTATTTGGGCTTCACTTTCCAAGCAGCTATAATATCAGATATGATCTGCTTGGCCACATTCCACTCCTATTGCATATATGTGTATGCAGCCAG ACTTTTTAACATACAAATATCAGGGCTTAAAGCCTTGTTGAGACTGTTTGTAGGTAGAAAGTATAATCCGCTGAGAGGTGGCATTGATTCCTGTGAATATACTAACCAAGAGTTATTTGTGGGTACAGTGGCTTTTACAATATTACTTTTGTTACTGCCAACTACAGTTATGTACTACATTGTTTTTACTATG TTCAGAGTTTTATCTCTCGCAGTGCAGTATATTTtagcaaaaataatatacactatACAAACTCttcctttttatataatagttctTTGGGTATCACAGTCACCTAAGTTAGCAG gaaatatattaattgaagagGTCAAAGgagataaagataaaaatacacCATCATTAGTTCTCaaagtaaaattgtttaataaatcttttcaaGATCTAATGAAAAACTTTAGACCACCGGTGCATGTATCAAAACAAATTGAATGGAGTAATAtcgtatcaaatatttttacaggaaAACAGATtgtgtaa